One part of the Glycine max cultivar Williams 82 chromosome 14, Glycine_max_v4.0, whole genome shotgun sequence genome encodes these proteins:
- the LOC100812954 gene encoding uncharacterized protein, with the protein MANFEVPSFSLGLDDTPPHSPIHPPLSPDLHVSDSDSDSDPESRPDPPRPLLKRLRRGPPPPCLDPDADADDDIEDFSSQEDPDQGHAVPSAWNRNHSVCSSSKVSLNRSGVLTPHSCSNSFRDRKRKELSNDVPASARLETGKSGLMFPKLTTSPLRRFQLIDSDSDDADVGVGAGTSDANKVNPNSHLEQEKKTSADENRNEDLWKDFSPVKNVSVNRFQLLSDSDDSDVDVGGANKVNTNSRLEQDNKTSVDVNGNKDQWKDFLPVKNVSVSKFQLLSDSDDSDVDVDVGGANKANPNRHLEQNKKTSPDDDLWKDFLPVKNVSVPTPAFNEICEEYFRSANCKEVGGDASKSFSERNPGVSSSCQRYQQRWESTDPVHPAHSYFFHEDPRIQQLVRSRLRNFNPLGTINTVNQQPNFSHIDYMGQFGNGGASNMQGVQNGFINCSTRGGNKSSNLNVDGSFNASGGWVDPKIVSPFSHGESSRKKATKRNGSKNSVSKSNSKANKSNPANQSCASGGWVEPRSCTSLPKDAGKRRVQASGESAGHWFTSPEGRKVYVNKSGEELTGRNAYRQYRKESGAGFKKSRKKKGAKTTNAKKRN; encoded by the exons ATGGCGAACTTCGAAGTGCCCTCATTTTCCCTAGGCCTCGACGATACGCCCCCCCATTCCCCAATCCATCCACCTCTTTCTCCCGATCTTCACGTCTCCGACTCCGACTCCGACTCCGATCCCGAATCCCGACCCGACCCGCCTCGCCCCCTCCTCAAACGCCTCCGCCGCGGGCCCCCGCCACCGTGTCTCGACCCCGATGCCGACGCCGACGATGACATCGAGGATTTCTCCTCGCAAGAAGATCCCGATCAAG GGCATGCGGTTCCATCGGCGTGGAATCGAAATCATTCTGTGTGTAGCAGCTCGAAAGTTTCGTTGAATAGAAGTGGGGTTTTGACCCCTCATTCGTGTAGCAACTCTTTCAGGgataggaaaagaaaggaaCTTTCTAATGATGTTCCGGCTTCAGCCAGGTTAGAGACAGGGAAGAGTGGCTTGATGTTTCCCAAGTTAACCACTAGTCCTCTCCGAAGGTTTCAATTGATTGATTCGGACTCCGATGATGCTGATGTTGGTGTTGGTGCTGGTACTAGTGATGCCAATAAAGTTAACCCTAATAGTCATTTGGAACAAGAGAAGAAAACATCTGCTGACGAGAACAGAAATGAGGATCTGTGGAAGGATTTTTCGCCGGTGAAGAATGTTTCTGTTAATAGGTTTCAATTGCTTTCAGATTCCGATGATTCGGATGTTGATGTTGGTGGTGCCAATAAAGTTAACACTAACAGTCGTTTGGAACAAGATAATAAAACTTCGGTTGATGTGAACGGAAATAAGGATCAGTGGAAGGATTTTTTGCCGGTGAAGAATGTTTCTGTTAGTAAGTTTCAATTGCTTTCAGATTCTGATGATTCAGATGTTGATGTGGATGTAGGTGGTGCCAATAAAGCTAACCCTAACCGTCATTtagaacaaaataagaaaacatcGCCTGATGATGATCTATGGAAGGATTTTTTGCCGGTGAAGAATGTTTCTGTCCCCACGCCCGCCTTCAATGAGATATGTGAAGAATACTTTCGTTCTGCCAATTGCAAGGAAGTAGGTGGTGATGCATCTAAAAGTTTTAGTGAGAGGAATCCTGGGGTTAGTTCTAGCTGCCAGAGGTATCAACAACGATGGGAATCAACAGACCCCGTTCATCCTGCTCATAGTTATTTTTTCCATGAGGATCCGAGAATTCAGCAGTTAGTCCGCAGCCGCCTGCGGAATTTTAATCCACTAGGTACCATCAACACAGTGAATCAGCAACCTAATTTCTCACACATTGATTACAT GGGACAATTTGGTAATGGAGGAGCCTCAAACATGCAGGGAGTTCAAAATGGTTTTATTAATTGCTCAACAAGGGGGGGAAACAAATCAAGTAATTTGAATGTTGATGGATCTTTTAATGCTTCTGGAGGCTGGGTGGATCCCAAAATTGTTTCTCCATTCAGCCATGGGGAATCTTCTAGAAAGAAAGCAACAAAGAGGAATGGCTCTAAGAATAGTGTCTCAAAAAGTAATAGTAAAGCAAACAAATCAAACCCTGCGAACCAATCATGTGCTTCTGGGGGCTGGGTGGAACCCAGGAGCTGCACCAGTTTGCCAAAGGATGCAGGCAAAAGGCGTGTTCAAGCAAGTGGTGAATCTGCTGGTCATTGGTTTACATCGCCAGAAGGAAGAAAG GTTTATGTCAACAAAAGTGGGGAGGAGTTGACAGGCCGCAATGCTTATAGACAATATCGGAAG GAGAGTGGAGCAGGATTCAAGaaatcaagaaagaaaaaaggtgcCAAGACGACAAATGCCAAGAAGAGGAACTGA
- the LOC100795914 gene encoding heat shock 70 kDa protein 16 isoform X1, whose amino-acid sequence MSGVGIDIGNENCVIAAVKQRVIDVLLNDESKRETPGVVCFGEKQRFIGSAGAVSAMMHPKSTISQVKRLIGRRFTDPDVQNDLKLLPVETSEGPDGGILIRLKYLKEIHAFTPVQIVAMLFAHLKTIAEKDFGTAVSDCVIGVPSYFTNLQRQAYLDAAAIVGLKPLRLIHDCTATGLSYGVYKTDIPNAAHIYVAFVDIGHCDTQVSIAAFQAGQMKILSHAFDSSLGGRDFDEVLFSHFAARFKEQYSIDVYSNGRACRRLRVACEKLKKVLSANAVADLSIECLMDEKDVKGFIKREEFENLASGLLEKFNIPCNKALADAGMTVEKINSVELVGSGSRIPAITNLLTSLFKRELSRTLNASECVARGCALQCAMLSPIFRVKEYEVQDSIPFSIGLSCDGSPICEGSDGVLFPKGQPIPSVKILTFQCSNLLHLEAFYANPDELPPGTSPKISCFTIDPFHGSHGSKARIKVRVQLNLHGIISIESATVRNLNFISSYCIISFLRDLSMHMVIFVFQLMEDHVDDSVTTGDYHSNSEAMNVEPVSETVENVTEDSINKKCEAPRHLADGTKKDKANRRLHVPVSENIYGGMTKAEILEAQEKELQLADQDRTIELTKDRKNSLESYIYETRSKLFSTYLSFSSEHERKDISRSLKATEDWLYDDGDDETVDAYSAKLEDLKQLVDPIEFRYKDTEARPQATRDLLSCIVEYRMSADSLPPQDKEQIINECNKAEQWLREMRQQQDLYPKNFDPVLLSSDIKSKTEDLNSVCQQILKSKGSPFPKDKGEDKQNTSNHQ is encoded by the exons ATGAGTGGAGTGGGGATTGATATTGGAAATGAGAACTGTGTGATTGCTGCAGTGAAGCAACGTGTGATTGATGTTTTGTTGAATGATGAATCCAAACGTGAAACCCCTGGTGTGGTCTGCTTTGGAGAGAAGCAACGGTTTATAGGGTCAGCTGGTGCTGTTTCTGCTATGATGCACCCCAAGTCCACAATATCTCAAGTGAAGAGACTAATAGGCAGGAGATTTACGGACCCTGATGTTCAGAATGATTTAAAACTGCTCCCAGTTGAAACTTCGGAAGGCCCGGATGGTGGCATTCTGATTCGCTTGAAATACTTGAAGGAGATTCATGCATTTACCCCGGTTCAAATAGTAGCAATGCTCTTTGCTCACTTGAAGACTATAGCTGAAAAGGATTTTGGGACCGCAGTTTCTGACTGCGTTATTGGGGTTCCGTCATACTTTACCAACTTGCAGAGACAAGCATATCTCGATGCAGCAGCAATTGTTGGGTTGAAGCCTTTGCGGTTGATCCATGATTGCACTGCAACTGGTCTTAGTTATGGAGTTTACAAAACAGATATTCCCAATGCAGCTCATATTTATGTTGCATTTGTTGACATAGGTCATTGTGATACTCAGGTCTCTATTGCAGCATTTCAGGCTGGTCAAATGAAGATACTTTCACATGCTTTTGACAGTAGCTTAGGGGGGAGAGACTTTGATGAGGTTCTGTTTAGTCATTTTGCAGCAAGATTTAAGGAACAGTATAGCATTGACGTGTATTCTAATGGCAGGGCATGTAGGAGGCTGCGTGTAGCATGTGAGAAGTTGAAGAAGGTTTTGAGTGCAAATGCAGTGGCTGATCTGAGCATTGAGTGTTTGATGGATGAAAAAGATGTTAAGGGCTTTATCAAGAGGGAAGAATTTGAGAATTTGGCATCAGGATTACTGGAGAAATTTAATATTCCCTGCAACAAAGCATTGGCTGATGCCGGCATGACTGTAGAAAAGATTAATTCTGTTGAGttagttggttcaggttcacgGATTCCAGctataactaatttattaacTTCTCTATTTAAGAGAGAACTCAGCCGCACGCTGAATGCAAGTGAGTGTGTAGCACGTGGTTGTGCTCTCCAGTGTGCAATGCTCAGTCCTATTTTCCGTGTCAAAGAATATGAG GTCCAGGATTCTATTCCTTTTTCCATTGGACTTTCATGTGATGGAAGTCCAATTTGTGAAGGATCGGATGGTGTACTCTTCCCAAAAGGCCAACCCATTCCAAGTGTTAAAATTCTAACATTTCAGTGCAGTAATTTGCTCCATCTGGAAGCATTCTATGCTAATCCAGATGAATTACCACCTGGGACATCTCCTAAAATAAGTTGCTTCACA ATTGATCCTTTCCATGGATCCCATGGAAGTAAGGCAAGAATTAAAGTTCGAGTTCAACTAAATTTGCATGGCATTATCAGTATTGAATCAGCTACAGTAAGAAACCTCAATTTTATCTCTTCATATTGCATTATTAGTTTTCTGAGAGATCTATCTATGCACATGGTCATTTTtgtctttcagttgatggaggATCATGTGGATGATTCAGTTACAACAGGTGATTATCATTCAAATTCTGAAGCAATGAATGTTGAACCTGTTTCTGAGACAGTTGAAAATGTCACAGAAGATAGTATCAACAAAAAGTGTGAAGCTCCACGCCATTTG GCTGATGgtacaaaaaaagataaagctaACAGAAGGCTTCATGTACCTGTGAGTGAAAACATTTATGGTGGAATGACCAAGGCTGAGATATTGGAAGCTCAAGAAAAAGAACTCCAGTTAGCTGATCAGGACAGAACAATTGAGCTGACCAAAGACAGGAAGAATTCGTTGGAGTCTTATATTTACGAAACGAGGAGTAAG CTATTCAGCACATATCTAAGCTTTTCAAGCGAACATGAGAGGAAGGACATATCTAGGAGCCTGAAAGCGACTGAGGATTGGCTTTATGATGATGGTGATGACGAAACTGTAGATGCTTATTCTGCAAAACTAGAAGATCTAAAACAG CTGGTGGATCCAATTGAGTTTCGGTATAAAGACACAGAAGCAAGACCACAAGCTACAAGAGATTTGTTAAGTTGCATTGTAGAGTATCGAATGTCTGCAGATTCTCTTCCACCCCAAGATAAAGAACAG ATCATCAATGAGTGCAATAAAGCAGAGCAGTGGCTAAGAGAGATGAGGCAACAGCAAGATCTTTACCCTAAGAACTTTGATCCAGTATTATTGTCAAGTGATATCAAGAGCAAGACAGAAGATTTAAACTC AGTATGCCAACAGATATTGAAATCCAAGGGTTCTCCATTTCCAAAAGACAAGGGCGAAGACAAGCAGAATACTTCTAATCATCAATGA
- the LOC100795914 gene encoding heat shock 70 kDa protein 16 isoform X2, with translation MSGVGIDIGNENCVIAAVKQRVIDVLLNDESKRETPGVVCFGEKQRFIGSAGAVSAMMHPKSTISQVKRLIGRRFTDPDVQNDLKLLPVETSEGPDGGILIRLKYLKEIHAFTPVQIVAMLFAHLKTIAEKDFGTAVSDCVIGVPSYFTNLQRQAYLDAAAIVGLKPLRLIHDCTATGLSYGVYKTDIPNAAHIYVAFVDIGHCDTQVSIAAFQAGQMKILSHAFDSSLGGRDFDEVLFSHFAARFKEQYSIDVYSNGRACRRLRVACEKLKKVLSANAVADLSIECLMDEKDVKGFIKREEFENLASGLLEKFNIPCNKALADAGMTVEKINSVELVGSGSRIPAITNLLTSLFKRELSRTLNASECVARGCALQCAMLSPIFRVKEYEVQDSIPFSIGLSCDGSPICEGSDGVLFPKGQPIPSVKILTFQCSNLLHLEAFYANPDELPPGTSPKISCFTIDPFHGSHGSKARIKVRVQLNLHGIISIESATLMEDHVDDSVTTGDYHSNSEAMNVEPVSETVENVTEDSINKKCEAPRHLADGTKKDKANRRLHVPVSENIYGGMTKAEILEAQEKELQLADQDRTIELTKDRKNSLESYIYETRSKLFSTYLSFSSEHERKDISRSLKATEDWLYDDGDDETVDAYSAKLEDLKQLVDPIEFRYKDTEARPQATRDLLSCIVEYRMSADSLPPQDKEQIINECNKAEQWLREMRQQQDLYPKNFDPVLLSSDIKSKTEDLNSVCQQILKSKGSPFPKDKGEDKQNTSNHQ, from the exons ATGAGTGGAGTGGGGATTGATATTGGAAATGAGAACTGTGTGATTGCTGCAGTGAAGCAACGTGTGATTGATGTTTTGTTGAATGATGAATCCAAACGTGAAACCCCTGGTGTGGTCTGCTTTGGAGAGAAGCAACGGTTTATAGGGTCAGCTGGTGCTGTTTCTGCTATGATGCACCCCAAGTCCACAATATCTCAAGTGAAGAGACTAATAGGCAGGAGATTTACGGACCCTGATGTTCAGAATGATTTAAAACTGCTCCCAGTTGAAACTTCGGAAGGCCCGGATGGTGGCATTCTGATTCGCTTGAAATACTTGAAGGAGATTCATGCATTTACCCCGGTTCAAATAGTAGCAATGCTCTTTGCTCACTTGAAGACTATAGCTGAAAAGGATTTTGGGACCGCAGTTTCTGACTGCGTTATTGGGGTTCCGTCATACTTTACCAACTTGCAGAGACAAGCATATCTCGATGCAGCAGCAATTGTTGGGTTGAAGCCTTTGCGGTTGATCCATGATTGCACTGCAACTGGTCTTAGTTATGGAGTTTACAAAACAGATATTCCCAATGCAGCTCATATTTATGTTGCATTTGTTGACATAGGTCATTGTGATACTCAGGTCTCTATTGCAGCATTTCAGGCTGGTCAAATGAAGATACTTTCACATGCTTTTGACAGTAGCTTAGGGGGGAGAGACTTTGATGAGGTTCTGTTTAGTCATTTTGCAGCAAGATTTAAGGAACAGTATAGCATTGACGTGTATTCTAATGGCAGGGCATGTAGGAGGCTGCGTGTAGCATGTGAGAAGTTGAAGAAGGTTTTGAGTGCAAATGCAGTGGCTGATCTGAGCATTGAGTGTTTGATGGATGAAAAAGATGTTAAGGGCTTTATCAAGAGGGAAGAATTTGAGAATTTGGCATCAGGATTACTGGAGAAATTTAATATTCCCTGCAACAAAGCATTGGCTGATGCCGGCATGACTGTAGAAAAGATTAATTCTGTTGAGttagttggttcaggttcacgGATTCCAGctataactaatttattaacTTCTCTATTTAAGAGAGAACTCAGCCGCACGCTGAATGCAAGTGAGTGTGTAGCACGTGGTTGTGCTCTCCAGTGTGCAATGCTCAGTCCTATTTTCCGTGTCAAAGAATATGAG GTCCAGGATTCTATTCCTTTTTCCATTGGACTTTCATGTGATGGAAGTCCAATTTGTGAAGGATCGGATGGTGTACTCTTCCCAAAAGGCCAACCCATTCCAAGTGTTAAAATTCTAACATTTCAGTGCAGTAATTTGCTCCATCTGGAAGCATTCTATGCTAATCCAGATGAATTACCACCTGGGACATCTCCTAAAATAAGTTGCTTCACA ATTGATCCTTTCCATGGATCCCATGGAAGTAAGGCAAGAATTAAAGTTCGAGTTCAACTAAATTTGCATGGCATTATCAGTATTGAATCAGCTACA ttgatggaggATCATGTGGATGATTCAGTTACAACAGGTGATTATCATTCAAATTCTGAAGCAATGAATGTTGAACCTGTTTCTGAGACAGTTGAAAATGTCACAGAAGATAGTATCAACAAAAAGTGTGAAGCTCCACGCCATTTG GCTGATGgtacaaaaaaagataaagctaACAGAAGGCTTCATGTACCTGTGAGTGAAAACATTTATGGTGGAATGACCAAGGCTGAGATATTGGAAGCTCAAGAAAAAGAACTCCAGTTAGCTGATCAGGACAGAACAATTGAGCTGACCAAAGACAGGAAGAATTCGTTGGAGTCTTATATTTACGAAACGAGGAGTAAG CTATTCAGCACATATCTAAGCTTTTCAAGCGAACATGAGAGGAAGGACATATCTAGGAGCCTGAAAGCGACTGAGGATTGGCTTTATGATGATGGTGATGACGAAACTGTAGATGCTTATTCTGCAAAACTAGAAGATCTAAAACAG CTGGTGGATCCAATTGAGTTTCGGTATAAAGACACAGAAGCAAGACCACAAGCTACAAGAGATTTGTTAAGTTGCATTGTAGAGTATCGAATGTCTGCAGATTCTCTTCCACCCCAAGATAAAGAACAG ATCATCAATGAGTGCAATAAAGCAGAGCAGTGGCTAAGAGAGATGAGGCAACAGCAAGATCTTTACCCTAAGAACTTTGATCCAGTATTATTGTCAAGTGATATCAAGAGCAAGACAGAAGATTTAAACTC AGTATGCCAACAGATATTGAAATCCAAGGGTTCTCCATTTCCAAAAGACAAGGGCGAAGACAAGCAGAATACTTCTAATCATCAATGA